TCTGTTTCCAGTTGGATTGCCCAGGTTCCAGGCCTCCGCGGCAGCTCCGTCGTGGGTCGTAACCCCAAGTCATCCGGAGCACCCAAATCCATGGATTTCAACAAAACACGGTACATCCCAATGAGCCGTCGACGCCGTATTTATGAAGGCAAGGCCAAGGTGCTTTACGAAGGCCCCGAGCCGGGAACCCTGATCCAGCACTTCAAGGACGACGCGACCGCGTTCAACGCCAAGAAACACCAGGTGATCGAGGGCAAGGGCGTCCTCAACAACCGAATCTCGGAGTACCTGTTTCAGCACCTCAACGACATCGGGGTGCCGACCCACTTCATCCGCCGCCTCAACATGCGCGAGCAGCTGATTCGCGAGGTCGAGATCGTGCCGCTCGAGGTGGTGGTGCGGAACGTCGCCGCCGGTTCGCTGTCGCAGCGGCTCGGGATCGAGGAGGGCACCCAGCTGCCGCGCTCGATCATCGAGTTCTACTACAAGAACGACCAGCTCAACGACCCCATGGTGTCGGAAGAGCACATCACCGCGTTCGGCTGGGCCACGCCGCAGGAGATCGACGACATCATGGCGCTCGCGATCCGCGTCAACGACTTCCTGACCGGCCTCTTCCTCGGCATCGGCATCCGCCTCGTCGACTTCAAGATGGAGTGCGGGCGGCTGTTCGAGAACGAGATGATGCGGATCATCGTCGCCGACGAGATCTCGCCGGACTCCTGCCGGCTGTGGGACATCAAGTCGAACGAGAAGCTGGACAAGGACCGATTCCGCCGCGATCTCGGCGGCCTGCTCGAGGCCTACACCGAAGTCGCCAAGCGCCTCGGCATCCTGATCGAAAATGAACGGCCGGCCGGAAGCGGGCCTGTGCTGGTGAAGAGCTAAGAGGCAATCGTGAAGGCACGTGTGACTGTGACATTGAAGTCGGGCATCCTCGATCCGCAGGGCAAGGCGATCGAGGGCGCGCTGAAATCGCTCGGCGTCGATGGCGTCGCCAGCGTTCGCCAGGGCAAGGTGTTCGACATCGAGCTCGCCGCGACCGACAAGGCCAAGGCGGAGGCGGCGCTGAAGGCCGCGGCCGACAAGCTGCTGGCGAACACCGTCATCGAGAACTACCGGGTCGAGGTTCTGGGCTGACCGGGCGCGCCAAATGATGACAGCCGCTCCCGCCTGTTTTCGCAGTGACCGAATCTTTATCCGTGCGCTGTTGGCCGGCTTGCTGACGGCAGCCGGAATCGGCGGGGCTTCGGCCCAACCGGCGCCGGCAGCGCCGGCTGCGACGACGCAGGCGCCGCCGTTCTCGATCAGCGGATGGAGCTACGAGCGCCGCGGCTCCGATATGCATACGTTCCGCTGCGCGCAAGCGTCCTGCGGCGCGGGCTCCAAGGTGAGCTATCGGTATTACACCGGCGGAAAGCAGATGACGCTCGACCAGTTCCGTGCGGGGCAGGAGCAGATCATCAAGGCGCTGGAGCAGCGGACGCCCGGACAGCGCATCACGCTGCTCGGCGTCGACGGCGACAAGGGCACGGCGATGCCGCGCATGTTCAAGGCACGGCGCCTGACCGTGACCGCCGATGGTGCAAGCGAGTATCAAGTCAGCGGCTTGCTGATTGGCGGACAAGGCTCCGCCAGCCTGATCAGTTCGGCGCGTGACGAAAAAGCCAGCAACGACAATTATGCCAAGTTTGCCGCCGCAGCGAAGCTCGTGCTGGCGCCCAAAACCAGGTGATGGAATGAAATCAGCGGTCCTCGTCTTCCCCGGCATCAATCGCGAGCGCGACATGGCGCGCGCGCTCAAGCTCGCATCCGGCAATGAGACCGCGATGGTCTGGCACGCCGAGACCGCGCTGCCCAAGGGCACCGACCTCGTGGTGGTGCCCGGTGGCTTCTCCTACGGCGACTATCTGCGCTGCGGCGCGATCGCGGCCCGTGCGCCCGTGATGGACGCGGTGCGCGACTTCGCAGCCAAGGGCGGCCTCGTGCTCGGCGTCTGCAACGGCTTCCAGATCCTCTGCGAGTCCGGGCTGTTGCCGGGCGTCTTGATGCGCAATGCCGGGCTGAAATTCGTCTGCCGCGACGTGCACATGAAGGTCGAGCGCTCCGACACCCCGTTCACCCGCGGCTACAATGCTGGCCAGGTGATCCGCGTTCCGGTGGCGCATGGCGAGGGCAATTACGAGGCGGACGAGGAGACGCTGAAGCGGCTCGAGGGCGACGGGCGGGTGCTCTACCGCTATTGCTCTGCCGATGGTGTGGTCGACGAGACCTCGAACTTCAACGGCGCCGCGCATTCGATCGCCGGCATCGTCAACGAGCGCGGCAACGTGCTCGGTATGATGCCGCATCCGGAGAACCACGTCGAAGAGATCATGGGCTGCACCGACGGTCGCGGCCTGTTCGCAGGGCTGGTCCAGCAGTTCGAAAAGGCGGCCTAACCATCATGTTTGAAAGGTGCCTTGCCGCAGCAGCAGCTGCATTCGTGCTGCTTGCGACTGCCGCGCACGCCCAGGACACCTCAAAGCTGGACTTCCCGAAGCGTCCGATCACGATGATCGTACCGTTCACGGCGGGTGGCACCTCGGACGTCATCGCCCGCGCGGTCGCCGACCAGATGAGCGCGGCGCTTGGCCAGAGCATCATCATCGAGAATGTCGGCGGCGCCGGCGGCTCGACCGCGCTAACCCGCGCGGCACGCGCCGAGCCGGACGGCTATACCATCGCGATCGGCAATGCCGGCACCAATGCCGCGACCTACACGATCTATCCGAAGCTGGCGTTTACGCCCGACTCCTTCGCGCCGATCGCCGTGGTCGCAAAGACCTTCGGCATCGTCGCGCTACGCAAGGATTTTCCGGCCAAGGACCTCAAGGAATTCATCAACTACGCGAAGAAGAATCCGGGCAAGGTCAATCTCGGCCATGCCGGCGTCGGCTCCTCGAATTACCTGATCTGCAAGAGCTTCGTGCATGCCGCCGGGATCGACGTGCAGCTGGTCGGCTATCGCGGCGCGGCGCTCGCGCTGACGGATGCGATCGGCAGCCAGATCGACGGCGTCTGCGATGCCGCAGCCTCGGTGTCGCAGGCGATCGACGACAAGCTCGTAAAGGCGGTCGTGGTCGGCTCGACCGTGCGGCTCGCCTCGCTGCCGGACTTGCCGACCTCGGCCGAGGCCGGGCTGGCCGAGTTCGAGGCGCAAGGCTGGAACGGCCTGTTCGCGCCGAAGGGCACCCCGCCCGAGATCATCGCCAAGCTCAACGCCGCGGCGCGCAGCGCGGTCGCGAGCGAGGCGGTGAAGAAGCGCTTCGTCGATCTGTCGACCGTTGCCCCCGATGCCGACGAGCTCGCGCCCGCGGCGCTGCAGCAGCTCGTGACGCGCGACGTCGCGAAGTACCGCGCGCTGCTGGCGGACGACAAGAAGTAGCCGGAACGCCTATCGTCGCGACCGGCGCAGCCAGCGCTTGACGGCTTCGGCCGGCACCGTCATCGCGGCGACGCCGGCCATGACAAGCACGAGGCCGAGCACGAGGTTCGACGGCACGGATTCCCCGAGCAGGATCACCGACAGCGCGACGCCGATCGGAATCCGAAGATAGCCCTGCGCATTCGTCGTGAGCGTGCCGAGCCGCGTCAGGCACATGTAGAACAGCATCAGGCCGAACGCGCTGGAGAAGATGCCCATCACGACGGTGGCGACCAGCGCCTGCGGCGTCGGATGCAGCGTCCAGGGGTGGTCGGCGATCAGGGCGACCGGCAGCAGCACGGTGCCGCCGAACAGCAGCGAGCCGGCGGCCACCACCATGGGGTCATAGTCGGAGAGACGAAGCCCGAAGATCGTGGCGCAGGCGAACGAGACGGTGGCGAGCAGGATCGCGATCTCGGCGACAATCTCCTTGCCGAAGCCCGACAGCGCGTCGAGGCCGATGATCGCAACCGTGCCGGCGAGGCCGAGGATCG
This Bradyrhizobium sp. CCBAU 53421 DNA region includes the following protein-coding sequences:
- the purC gene encoding phosphoribosylaminoimidazolesuccinocarboxamide synthase: MSRRRRIYEGKAKVLYEGPEPGTLIQHFKDDATAFNAKKHQVIEGKGVLNNRISEYLFQHLNDIGVPTHFIRRLNMREQLIREVEIVPLEVVVRNVAAGSLSQRLGIEEGTQLPRSIIEFYYKNDQLNDPMVSEEHITAFGWATPQEIDDIMALAIRVNDFLTGLFLGIGIRLVDFKMECGRLFENEMMRIIVADEISPDSCRLWDIKSNEKLDKDRFRRDLGGLLEAYTEVAKRLGILIENERPAGSGPVLVKS
- a CDS encoding tripartite tricarboxylate transporter substrate-binding protein; amino-acid sequence: MFERCLAAAAAAFVLLATAAHAQDTSKLDFPKRPITMIVPFTAGGTSDVIARAVADQMSAALGQSIIIENVGGAGGSTALTRAARAEPDGYTIAIGNAGTNAATYTIYPKLAFTPDSFAPIAVVAKTFGIVALRKDFPAKDLKEFINYAKKNPGKVNLGHAGVGSSNYLICKSFVHAAGIDVQLVGYRGAALALTDAIGSQIDGVCDAAASVSQAIDDKLVKAVVVGSTVRLASLPDLPTSAEAGLAEFEAQGWNGLFAPKGTPPEIIAKLNAAARSAVASEAVKKRFVDLSTVAPDADELAPAALQQLVTRDVAKYRALLADDKK
- the purQ gene encoding phosphoribosylformylglycinamidine synthase subunit PurQ, which gives rise to MKSAVLVFPGINRERDMARALKLASGNETAMVWHAETALPKGTDLVVVPGGFSYGDYLRCGAIAARAPVMDAVRDFAAKGGLVLGVCNGFQILCESGLLPGVLMRNAGLKFVCRDVHMKVERSDTPFTRGYNAGQVIRVPVAHGEGNYEADEETLKRLEGDGRVLYRYCSADGVVDETSNFNGAAHSIAGIVNERGNVLGMMPHPENHVEEIMGCTDGRGLFAGLVQQFEKAA
- the purS gene encoding phosphoribosylformylglycinamidine synthase subunit PurS, whose amino-acid sequence is MKARVTVTLKSGILDPQGKAIEGALKSLGVDGVASVRQGKVFDIELAATDKAKAEAALKAAADKLLANTVIENYRVEVLG
- a CDS encoding DMT family transporter encodes the protein MTRNVLKQGAKASGVTAPGITASVPGARGWRDYALLLALACCWSSTYPLTKIGLGSIPPVTFISARSLVAALFLLVVLWIRGIRIPTDIKAWKLFAFQQTINSTIPFLVITWAQLYVPASNTVVLASTTPIFAFLITWAITRHEPASLLKLVGAILGLAGTVAIIGLDALSGFGKEIVAEIAILLATVSFACATIFGLRLSDYDPMVVAAGSLLFGGTVLLPVALIADHPWTLHPTPQALVATVVMGIFSSAFGLMLFYMCLTRLGTLTTNAQGYLRIPIGVALSVILLGESVPSNLVLGLVLVMAGVAAMTVPAEAVKRWLRRSRR